A part of Myxococcales bacterium genomic DNA contains:
- a CDS encoding DUF3516 domain-containing protein, translated as MDTSDSKKIPHYLNYVNGISTPEEIGFAFFEASEALGIKLYRAQEDAILELMSGKNVILATPTGSGKSLVATALHFKGYIEGKRSYYTCPIKALVSEKFFALCEQFGAENVGMLTGDASINRDASIICCTAEVLANLSLCEGKDAHVDYVIMDEFHYYSDPERGVAWQLPLLCLPQATFLLMSATIGNCESVKKSLGENTRKEIAEILGVERPVPLDFSYSENPLHETLAKLISERKYPVYVVNFTQRECALEAQNAMSVNICTKEEKAAIDKALDGFRFDTPFGKDIRRFIRHGVGIHHAGLLPKYRLLTEKLAQGGLLKIIMGTDTLGVGVNVPIRTVLFTKLCKFDGTKTSILSVRDFKQIAGRAGRKGFDDAGSVIAQAPEHVIENKRSENKIAADNKNRKKKIVKKSAPTRNYVHYDEHTFERLINDPPESLVSQFRISHGMIINALIGLENNGNPGYKNLIEIIARCHETDKNKSRLRKRCAQLFKSLIAANIFSIVKNIHTGSRIVANESLQQDFSLHHTLSLYLIEALSVLDREHEEYALDILSLVEAIEENPNAILNRQVERNKNDAIARMKAEGLDYDARMEALEKITYDKPLADFIYTTFNEFEKKHPWVQEENIHPKSIVRDMYGKGATFNEYVNEYGLARAEGLLLRYLSQSYKTLMQSVPDSYKNDEVLDIIAFIRTILARVDTSLIDEWTSLFEEKPQEDMTRRESASLMTFDPRINPKAFLAKIRAELFHLVRLLAQKNYEDALLAIANPDEWSKEKFEEVFAPFYEDYEGIIADPRARNPKLSQIKKVSDTFYTITHTLLDDREDNAWYLRAEIDLAHQREENAPLLKLLEVDE; from the coding sequence ATGGATACTTCGGATTCAAAGAAAATCCCCCACTACCTGAATTATGTAAATGGTATTTCAACTCCCGAAGAGATTGGCTTTGCTTTTTTTGAGGCTAGTGAGGCTTTGGGTATTAAGCTCTACCGGGCACAAGAGGATGCCATCTTAGAGCTCATGAGCGGCAAAAATGTCATATTGGCCACGCCTACTGGTTCTGGGAAATCTTTGGTTGCGACTGCGCTTCATTTTAAAGGTTATATAGAAGGAAAACGTTCTTACTATACCTGCCCCATCAAAGCGCTCGTGAGTGAAAAATTTTTTGCACTGTGTGAACAATTTGGGGCAGAAAATGTTGGCATGCTTACGGGCGATGCCAGCATCAATCGTGATGCGTCGATCATCTGTTGTACTGCTGAAGTATTAGCTAATTTGAGTCTGTGCGAAGGAAAAGATGCTCATGTCGATTATGTAATCATGGATGAGTTTCATTATTATTCTGATCCCGAAAGAGGTGTCGCATGGCAGCTGCCTTTGCTGTGTTTGCCGCAAGCAACTTTTTTGCTTATGTCAGCTACTATTGGCAACTGTGAGTCGGTAAAAAAATCTTTAGGCGAAAATACCAGAAAAGAGATCGCAGAAATTTTAGGAGTTGAGCGCCCGGTACCGCTTGATTTTTCATACAGTGAAAATCCTTTGCACGAAACTTTGGCCAAACTCATCAGCGAGAGAAAATATCCTGTCTATGTTGTTAATTTTACTCAGCGCGAATGTGCCCTAGAGGCACAAAATGCCATGAGCGTCAATATTTGCACCAAAGAAGAAAAAGCGGCTATTGATAAAGCTTTGGATGGTTTCCGCTTTGATACGCCTTTTGGAAAAGATATAAGGCGTTTTATTCGCCATGGTGTAGGAATTCACCATGCAGGTCTATTGCCAAAATATCGGCTGCTCACCGAAAAATTAGCTCAAGGTGGTTTGCTTAAAATTATTATGGGCACTGATACCCTTGGAGTTGGGGTGAATGTTCCTATCCGTACAGTTTTATTCACCAAGCTGTGTAAATTTGATGGCACCAAGACCAGCATTTTAAGTGTGCGAGATTTTAAACAAATTGCCGGAAGAGCAGGGCGTAAAGGCTTTGATGACGCAGGATCGGTTATCGCGCAAGCCCCAGAGCATGTGATAGAAAATAAACGGTCTGAAAATAAAATTGCTGCCGATAATAAAAACCGCAAGAAAAAAATTGTTAAAAAATCTGCTCCGACAAGAAATTATGTTCATTATGATGAACATACATTTGAACGCTTGATCAACGATCCTCCTGAATCGCTGGTATCTCAATTTCGTATTAGCCATGGAATGATAATTAACGCACTGATCGGTTTAGAGAACAACGGCAATCCTGGCTATAAAAATTTGATCGAAATTATTGCTCGTTGCCATGAGACTGATAAAAATAAATCGCGCTTGCGCAAACGTTGTGCTCAGCTTTTTAAATCGCTGATCGCTGCAAATATTTTTAGTATCGTAAAAAATATTCACACAGGATCGCGCATTGTCGCTAATGAATCATTGCAACAAGATTTTTCTCTCCATCACACCCTGTCGCTCTATCTGATCGAAGCCTTGAGTGTGCTTGATCGTGAGCACGAAGAATACGCTCTTGATATTCTGAGTTTGGTGGAAGCGATAGAAGAAAATCCCAATGCCATTCTTAATCGGCAGGTGGAAAGAAATAAAAATGATGCCATAGCGCGGATGAAAGCGGAAGGACTCGATTACGATGCCCGGATGGAAGCTTTGGAAAAAATCACCTACGATAAGCCTTTGGCTGATTTTATCTATACAACTTTCAATGAGTTTGAGAAAAAACATCCTTGGGTGCAAGAAGAAAATATTCATCCCAAATCTATTGTGCGCGATATGTATGGCAAGGGTGCAACTTTCAACGAGTATGTCAATGAATACGGTCTTGCTCGAGCCGAGGGACTTTTGCTCCGCTATCTCTCACAAAGCTACAAGACCTTGATGCAAAGTGTGCCTGATAGCTATAAAAATGATGAAGTCTTGGATATTATCGCATTTATTCGTACCATACTGGCGCGTGTCGATACTAGTTTGATAGATGAGTGGACCAGCTTATTCGAAGAAAAACCACAAGAAGATATGACCAGGAGAGAGAGCGCAAGCTTGATGACATTTGATCCGCGGATCAATCCTAAAGCATTCTTGGCCAAGATACGAGCTGAACTTTTTCACCTGGTGCGCCTGCTTGCTCAAAAAAATTATGAGGATGCGCTTTTGGCTATTGCTAACCCTGATGAATGGTCAAAAGAAAAATTCGAAGAAGTCTTTGCGCCTTTTTATGAAGATTATGAAGGCATTATTGCTGATCCTCGGGCAAGAAATCCTAAGCTTAGCCAAATAAAAAAGGTGAGCGATACTTTTTATACTATTACTCACACCCTGCTTGATGATCGGGAAGATAATGCTTGGTATTTGAGGGCTGAGATTGATCTTGCTCATCAACGAGAAGAGAACGCACCTTTGTTAAAATTATTGGAAGTCGATGAATAG
- a CDS encoding RNA methyltransferase: MNRLSLALLHHPVVDRNDQIYTTAITNLDVHDIARSACTYGLNQYYLVSPITAQRELGQSIADFWTCDAGKQRNKDRARAFELVNVQADLESCIEHEKNISGEKPLLIATSAKVFEHKTISYQKGRKLIADHKSTMLIFGTGHGLAPEILEKADFLLEPIYGRDDYNHLSVRSAAAIILDRLMAQ, encoded by the coding sequence ATGAATAGATTGAGTCTTGCTTTGCTTCATCATCCTGTAGTCGATAGGAATGACCAGATTTATACCACAGCCATTACCAATCTGGATGTGCATGACATAGCGCGCTCAGCATGTACCTATGGGCTTAATCAGTACTATTTGGTATCGCCGATAACAGCCCAGCGTGAACTTGGGCAAAGTATTGCAGATTTTTGGACCTGTGATGCAGGAAAACAGCGTAACAAAGATCGCGCACGCGCTTTTGAATTGGTTAATGTGCAAGCGGATCTTGAAAGCTGCATAGAGCATGAAAAAAATATTAGTGGAGAAAAACCTTTGCTCATTGCCACCAGTGCCAAGGTTTTTGAGCACAAGACAATTTCCTATCAAAAAGGTCGCAAACTTATCGCTGATCATAAAAGTACAATGCTAATTTTTGGTACGGGCCATGGTCTTGCACCAGAAATACTTGAAAAGGCAGATTTTTTGCTCGAGCCTATTTACGGGCGGGATGATTACAATCATTTGTCGGTACGGTCAGCAGCAGCCATTATACTGGATCGATTGATGGCACAATAA
- the trmD gene encoding tRNA (guanosine(37)-N1)-methyltransferase TrmD, which yields MTFKAQFIAMFEQPIRAWAESSIIGRAQKNSLIDIHIESILNSVRGNHHKVDDTPYGGGPGELMRIDVVEPLIKKALGRHHDISRAKKRVVMLDPAGTPFNQDHAKRLASYHELIFVCGRYEGIDARIHHFVDEAISLGDFVLSNGDVAAMAVFDACVRMQPGFLGNYSSIEQESHMNHRLEASHYTRPREYHGFLVPQVFQNGNHQEIDKARLEESLIKTTQLRPDLISAQPLDEHEEKVLKFADSYQKYPWQKKYE from the coding sequence ATGACTTTCAAAGCTCAGTTTATTGCCATGTTCGAACAGCCAATAAGGGCGTGGGCTGAAAGCTCGATTATAGGACGAGCACAAAAAAATTCTCTTATAGATATTCATATTGAAAGCATTCTTAATAGCGTTAGGGGCAATCATCATAAAGTCGATGATACACCGTATGGCGGCGGTCCAGGCGAACTCATGCGCATCGATGTTGTTGAGCCGCTCATAAAAAAAGCTCTTGGGAGACATCATGATATTTCTCGCGCCAAGAAGCGTGTTGTCATGCTTGATCCTGCAGGCACACCCTTTAATCAAGATCATGCCAAGCGGCTTGCCTCTTACCATGAATTAATTTTTGTCTGTGGGCGCTACGAGGGTATCGATGCACGAATTCATCACTTTGTTGATGAGGCAATATCGCTGGGGGATTTTGTGCTCTCAAATGGTGATGTTGCTGCAATGGCAGTGTTTGATGCATGTGTGCGTATGCAACCAGGATTCTTAGGAAACTACTCTTCGATCGAGCAGGAAAGTCATATGAATCATCGCTTAGAAGCGAGCCATTACACACGTCCTCGAGAATATCATGGTTTTTTGGTTCCTCAGGTGTTTCAAAATGGTAATCATCAAGAAATCGATAAAGCTCGTTTAGAAGAATCACTCATAAAAACCACTCAACTCCGTCCTGATTTGATTTCGGCACAGCCTTTAGATGAGCACGAAGAAAAAGTTCTAAAGTTTGCTGATTCTTACCAAAAATATCCATGGCAAAAAAAATATGAATAG
- the rimM gene encoding 16S rRNA processing protein RimM: MNDLVLIAYIAKAVGLKGALKLKLLNSQSESLRPGLKLSIRQGKQAVRQLVIEHVETRDRIYFEGVGDRTTAEALQGSEVYINHSDLPVVAPDEYYLNDVLGAEVILICGKCIGHLKDFAHNGAQDLLEVESLEGRILSIPLVPAIVKEIDEKNKRIIIDPPEGLLDLD; this comes from the coding sequence ATGAATGATTTAGTTCTAATAGCCTATATTGCCAAAGCCGTAGGGCTTAAGGGAGCTCTTAAGCTCAAGTTGCTTAATTCTCAAAGCGAAAGTTTAAGGCCTGGGTTAAAACTCAGCATCAGACAAGGAAAGCAGGCTGTAAGGCAGTTAGTGATTGAGCATGTTGAAACTCGTGATCGTATATATTTTGAAGGCGTTGGTGATCGCACAACCGCTGAAGCATTGCAGGGGAGCGAGGTCTATATTAATCACTCTGACTTGCCCGTTGTTGCGCCTGATGAATATTACCTCAATGACGTGCTTGGTGCTGAAGTAATACTGATATGCGGAAAATGCATAGGCCATTTGAAGGATTTTGCTCACAATGGTGCTCAGGACTTGTTGGAAGTTGAGAGCCTTGAGGGACGTATTCTGAGCATCCCTTTGGTGCCGGCCATCGTAAAAGAAATCGATGAAAAGAATAAGCGCATTATCATAGACCCTCCTGAGGGCTTGCTCGATTTGGATTAG
- the rpsP gene encoding 30S ribosomal protein S16: MVVIRLARGGAKKRPFYRVVAADQRMSRDGRFIEQVGTFDPRAQKDALNLKIDRVDHWLKVGAQPSDTVKSLIKQFRKLAVQA; this comes from the coding sequence ATGGTGGTTATTCGACTAGCACGTGGAGGGGCCAAAAAACGCCCATTTTATCGGGTAGTTGCTGCTGATCAAAGAATGTCACGCGACGGTCGCTTCATTGAACAAGTCGGCACTTTTGATCCCCGTGCGCAAAAAGATGCCCTCAATCTTAAAATTGATCGTGTTGATCACTGGCTCAAAGTTGGAGCTCAGCCGAGTGACACGGTAAAATCTTTAATCAAACAGTTCAGAAAGTTAGCTGTTCAGGCCTAA
- a CDS encoding alpha/beta fold hydrolase yields the protein MKIAKRFFFTIVLGITCSYIVSCAMVGLMKTDKDTRFLKNSLWIDEPTDQNVQAVVILLHGLNLKPAKMDDWAHLLQNHGALVVRFALFGHSGEKDHMSQVDENIWRQQFHNAMLEAQSQAQHHKVPIYFLGFSLGALVGLEWLAQQEKAPSPSISKMVLIAPAIATPWYSKAAVSFMSWFGRTLTMPSRSPKEYRANPGTSVAAYQALFALKNSLEKTQFKNTNIPTLLMIDKHDELVPSKSIKKIINSKRLSKWILDTVDNHFAYDNYGFRHLMVDENAVGKTLWEELEKKVTNHFGLTN from the coding sequence ATGAAGATAGCTAAAAGATTTTTCTTTACAATTGTACTTGGAATTACCTGTAGTTATATTGTTAGCTGCGCAATGGTTGGTTTAATGAAAACTGATAAAGATACTCGTTTTTTAAAAAATTCTTTGTGGATAGATGAGCCCACAGATCAAAATGTTCAAGCTGTGGTCATTTTACTCCACGGTCTCAACCTAAAACCGGCCAAAATGGACGACTGGGCTCACCTTTTACAAAATCACGGTGCTTTAGTGGTTCGCTTCGCCTTATTTGGACACAGTGGTGAAAAAGATCACATGAGTCAAGTGGACGAAAATATATGGCGCCAACAATTTCACAATGCAATGCTCGAGGCTCAATCTCAAGCTCAGCATCATAAGGTACCGATTTATTTTCTGGGCTTTTCCTTAGGAGCCTTGGTGGGACTTGAATGGCTTGCCCAGCAAGAAAAAGCTCCAAGCCCGTCCATTAGTAAAATGGTGCTCATCGCTCCAGCAATTGCAACACCTTGGTACTCCAAGGCAGCAGTGTCATTTATGTCATGGTTTGGACGCACCCTTACCATGCCAAGCCGCAGCCCCAAAGAATACCGAGCTAACCCCGGAACATCAGTAGCTGCCTATCAGGCCTTGTTTGCGCTCAAAAACTCTCTGGAAAAGACACAATTCAAAAACACTAATATCCCCACACTGTTGATGATTGATAAGCACGATGAGCTCGTTCCCAGCAAAAGTATCAAAAAAATTATTAACTCTAAACGATTGAGCAAATGGATCCTCGATACTGTGGACAACCATTTTGCCTACGATAATTATGGCTTTCGCCATTTGATGGTGGATGAAAACGCTGTAGGAAAAACCTTATGGGAAGAGCTTGAAAAAAAAGTCACCAACCACTTTGGCCTAACAAACTAA
- a CDS encoding aminoacyl-tRNA hydrolase has translation MWLIVGLGNPGDKYELTRHNAGFLVVDALLDKYQPVSMKQGFSALAGRIEINGSSALIIKPQTFMNRSGLSVQQAMSFHKIALDKVIVIHDELDLPLGTMRIKKGGGNNGHNGLKDISRLVGDQFIRVRIGIGRPEFKGGEAQYVLGSFSDDEIKILEPVLLKSIGAIETLISNGFENAQQVSQINVQK, from the coding sequence ATGTGGCTTATTGTTGGTTTGGGTAATCCGGGTGATAAGTATGAGTTGACTCGTCATAATGCAGGCTTTCTTGTTGTAGATGCTCTGTTGGATAAATATCAGCCTGTATCAATGAAGCAGGGGTTTAGTGCTCTAGCGGGTCGTATTGAAATAAATGGCAGTTCGGCGCTCATAATAAAACCTCAAACTTTTATGAATAGATCAGGATTATCAGTTCAGCAGGCCATGTCATTTCATAAAATAGCGCTTGATAAGGTTATCGTTATTCACGATGAGTTGGATTTGCCCCTGGGTACTATGCGTATTAAAAAAGGAGGTGGCAATAATGGGCACAACGGTTTGAAAGACATTAGCCGTCTTGTTGGAGATCAGTTCATACGTGTTCGTATAGGTATTGGGAGACCAGAATTTAAAGGTGGCGAAGCCCAATATGTCTTAGGCTCATTTAGTGATGATGAAATAAAAATCCTGGAGCCAGTGCTGCTAAAAAGTATTGGGGCGATTGAGACGCTGATTAGCAATGGTTTTGAGAATGCGCAGCAAGTTTCTCAGATAAATGTGCAAAAATAG
- a CDS encoding 50S ribosomal protein L25, with protein sequence MYNLKATKRVLLGKGPSRRLRMNQELPAVIYAKGQETLSITVDPRETTKALSGPLRRNVVINLEIADDSKKNRVVMVKERQIHLLRRDLIHVDFVEVDLKKPVVVSVPIKLSGKSESVVLGGKLDHVLQRMKIMALPDAIPEFIDVDITKLSFGSTHCQDIKLPEGISLAEQPRVVILTIKKPRGAAKEEEGAATPAKK encoded by the coding sequence ATGTATAATTTAAAGGCTACAAAGCGCGTGTTGTTGGGCAAGGGCCCTTCCAGACGTCTGAGAATGAATCAAGAGTTACCTGCAGTGATTTACGCTAAGGGGCAAGAAACGTTGTCCATCACCGTTGATCCTCGTGAAACAACCAAGGCTTTATCAGGGCCCTTGCGTAGAAATGTTGTGATTAATCTTGAAATTGCTGATGACTCAAAGAAAAACCGCGTTGTTATGGTTAAGGAACGCCAGATTCACCTTTTGCGTCGTGATCTTATTCACGTAGATTTTGTCGAAGTTGATCTTAAAAAACCAGTAGTGGTGTCGGTGCCCATAAAATTATCTGGGAAAAGTGAATCAGTAGTTTTGGGTGGTAAGCTTGATCACGTGTTGCAAAGAATGAAAATTATGGCTCTACCTGATGCCATTCCAGAATTTATTGACGTAGATATTACCAAGCTTTCTTTTGGATCGACCCACTGTCAGGATATTAAACTTCCTGAGGGCATAAGTTTGGCAGAACAACCAAGAGTGGTTATTTTGACTATCAAGAAGCCACGTGGTGCTGCTAAGGAAGAGGAGGGTGCAGCAACTCCAGCTAAGAAATAG
- a CDS encoding ribose-phosphate pyrophosphokinase, with product MSDAPIKIFCGNSNIELARRIVEYLEMPLGCAVIKRFADGEVAISISESVRGYHVYIVQSICPPANEHLMELLVMIDALKRASAAAITVVLPYYGYARQDRKAAPREPITAKLVADLLEAAGANRLISLDLHAAQIQGFFNVPFDHLYASPIFIQDIKERYVQSGLDNENLVVVSPDAGGVERARAYAKRLQASLAIIDKRRPKPGIAEVMNIIGDVKGKRAVIIDDMIDTAGTLVKAAEAIRAQGAKHISSYASHGVFSPPAVERISSSVIDEVVITNTIPLREDAVKCPKIRVLSCASLVGEAISRVHTGASVSSLFI from the coding sequence ATGTCAGATGCACCAATAAAAATATTTTGTGGCAACTCAAACATCGAACTTGCTCGTCGTATTGTTGAGTACCTTGAGATGCCTCTTGGCTGTGCTGTAATCAAGCGTTTTGCCGACGGTGAAGTTGCTATAAGTATTTCAGAAAGTGTGCGCGGCTATCATGTTTATATAGTGCAATCTATTTGTCCGCCCGCTAATGAGCACTTGATGGAATTACTGGTGATGATCGATGCTCTGAAAAGAGCGTCTGCTGCGGCTATCACTGTGGTGCTTCCTTATTATGGTTATGCCAGACAAGATCGTAAGGCTGCCCCGAGAGAGCCGATAACAGCAAAATTAGTGGCGGATTTACTGGAAGCCGCTGGTGCTAATCGTTTGATTTCTTTAGATCTTCATGCAGCCCAAATTCAGGGTTTTTTTAATGTTCCATTTGATCACCTCTACGCATCACCTATTTTTATTCAAGATATAAAAGAGCGTTATGTTCAGTCTGGCTTGGATAATGAAAATTTGGTTGTGGTATCTCCTGATGCTGGCGGTGTTGAACGGGCTCGTGCCTATGCGAAACGGCTCCAGGCATCGTTGGCGATTATCGATAAGAGACGTCCGAAACCTGGTATTGCCGAAGTAATGAATATTATTGGTGATGTGAAAGGTAAACGAGCGGTTATTATAGATGATATGATCGACACTGCTGGCACTTTGGTAAAGGCCGCAGAGGCGATAAGAGCTCAAGGCGCAAAGCATATTAGTTCTTACGCTAGTCATGGTGTGTTCTCTCCTCCTGCAGTAGAAAGAATCAGCAGCAGTGTGATCGATGAAGTGGTGATCACTAACACTATTCCATTGCGTGAGGATGCTGTTAAGTGTCCGAAAATTCGTGTGCTTTCATGTGCATCATTGGTGGGTGAGGCGATAAGCAGGGTTCACACTGGTGCAAGTGTCTCCTCCCTTTTCATCTGA
- a CDS encoding adenosylhomocysteinase — protein sequence MHQKNLPYKVADISLADFGRKEITIAECEMPGLMALRKKYSEKKPLKGTRIAGCLHMTVQTAVLIETLVDLGAEVTWTSCNIFSTQDHAAAAMAQRGIAVFAWKNESEEEYEWCLEQQLFAFKDGLGPNLILDDGGDLTGLVHQKYPHLFSHDQGIVGLSEETTTGVRRLYEMSKNDQLKCPAINVNDSVTKSKFDNLYGCRESLMDGIKRATDVMIAGKVVVIAGYGDVGKGCAQSARSLGARVLITEIDPIIALQAAMEGYQVVTMEEAAPIGDIFVTATGCMQVVRKEHMVQMKDQTILCNIGHFDSEIDVASLENDPEIKSTSIKPQVDQFTFYNGKRLTLLARGRLVNLGCATGHPSFVMSSSFTNQVLAQIALWQDAQNNQKSFKIGQVYTLPKIIDEEVARLHLDHLGVHLTKLSSEQAHYLGVDVNGPYKPDTYRY from the coding sequence ATGCATCAAAAAAATCTTCCCTACAAAGTTGCTGATATTTCATTAGCTGACTTTGGGCGCAAAGAAATAACCATTGCCGAGTGTGAAATGCCTGGCCTTATGGCGCTAAGAAAAAAATATAGTGAGAAAAAACCACTTAAAGGCACCCGTATTGCAGGATGCCTGCATATGACAGTGCAAACCGCCGTACTGATTGAAACTTTGGTAGATCTTGGAGCTGAAGTAACTTGGACATCATGCAATATTTTTTCGACCCAAGATCACGCAGCAGCAGCAATGGCTCAAAGAGGAATTGCGGTTTTCGCCTGGAAAAATGAAAGTGAAGAAGAATATGAATGGTGTTTAGAACAGCAGCTTTTTGCATTTAAAGATGGGCTTGGTCCTAACTTAATTCTTGATGACGGTGGCGATTTAACAGGGTTGGTTCACCAAAAATATCCTCATTTATTCAGCCATGATCAGGGCATCGTAGGATTATCAGAAGAAACTACAACAGGTGTGCGAAGGCTCTATGAAATGAGTAAAAATGATCAACTCAAATGCCCTGCTATCAACGTTAATGATTCAGTCACTAAGTCTAAATTTGATAATCTCTACGGCTGTCGCGAGTCACTCATGGACGGTATCAAACGAGCCACAGATGTAATGATCGCCGGAAAAGTTGTCGTTATCGCAGGATATGGCGATGTTGGCAAAGGTTGCGCTCAATCTGCCCGTTCTTTAGGAGCTCGAGTTTTAATAACAGAAATTGATCCCATTATTGCTTTGCAAGCTGCTATGGAAGGATATCAAGTTGTAACTATGGAAGAGGCCGCACCGATAGGAGATATTTTTGTGACCGCAACTGGCTGCATGCAGGTAGTAAGAAAAGAGCACATGGTACAAATGAAAGATCAAACTATTTTGTGTAACATCGGGCATTTTGATTCTGAAATTGATGTTGCCTCACTAGAAAATGATCCCGAAATAAAATCAACTTCGATAAAACCACAAGTTGATCAATTTACTTTTTACAATGGAAAACGGCTGACCCTGCTTGCCCGTGGACGGCTGGTAAATTTAGGTTGCGCAACCGGTCACCCTTCTTTTGTTATGTCATCTTCATTTACCAACCAAGTGTTAGCACAAATCGCCCTATGGCAAGATGCTCAAAATAATCAAAAGAGTTTCAAAATAGGTCAGGTTTATACTTTGCCAAAAATTATCGATGAAGAAGTTGCTCGCTTGCATCTCGATCACCTCGGTGTCCATCTTACAAAACTTAGTTCAGAACAGGCACACTACCTTGGCGTTGACGTAAACGGTCCTTACAAACCAGATACTTATCGTTACTAA
- the dnaA gene encoding chromosomal replication initiator protein DnaA, with product MVAIKEMNEHSSDSGREQAIELLTKARAVLKRRLSFFVWQGFFEPLDALSLSEKELCLEAPTSFHRNWVMDHYMGELNAAISEVSGEDIKIEIVCSDSRPRMKPQPKAKEKIKFPKEKSLENGAYHQESNEPEKNAPLLPVKNPGIGDEAKVLPLLSNTNLNASYSFETYIQGPSNQMGYAAALAVADHPGTQFSPLFLFGGVGLGKTHLLHAIGLRAKQLNPTLKVVYLSAEQWVNSYIQAIRERQFDSFRNRYRNSCDILLIDDIQFLAGKDASQDEFFHTFNSLHEAKKQIVVTSDKYPHEISGLEERLQTRLSWGLIADIRPPEIETRIAILHKKAESLNVKLSDDVINFLATNVVNSVRELEGALVRLSACVSLTKQEMTLSQAREILAPVIKRKSAAVSWQKICEIVASHYGLRTSDLTGASRQRQIAFARQVAMSFCRLMLNMSLPEIGRAFGGRDHSTVLSSIRKVESNKEKDVSFIHTLQKLEAKISASA from the coding sequence ATGGTTGCGATAAAAGAAATGAATGAACACTCCAGTGATTCTGGTAGGGAACAGGCGATTGAATTATTGACTAAAGCCAGGGCGGTGCTTAAGCGTCGCTTGAGTTTTTTTGTCTGGCAAGGTTTTTTTGAACCCCTGGATGCATTATCGCTCAGTGAAAAGGAACTTTGTTTGGAAGCTCCTACTTCTTTCCATCGCAATTGGGTGATGGATCATTACATGGGTGAGCTTAATGCAGCTATTTCCGAGGTGTCTGGCGAGGATATAAAAATAGAGATAGTTTGCAGCGACTCGCGTCCTCGCATGAAGCCTCAACCAAAAGCAAAAGAAAAAATTAAGTTTCCTAAAGAAAAAAGTTTAGAAAACGGCGCATACCATCAAGAAAGCAATGAGCCTGAAAAAAATGCTCCGCTGTTGCCTGTTAAAAATCCAGGAATTGGTGATGAAGCAAAAGTGCTTCCTCTTTTATCTAATACCAATTTGAATGCAAGCTATAGTTTTGAAACCTATATTCAGGGGCCATCCAACCAAATGGGTTATGCCGCAGCTTTAGCTGTAGCTGATCATCCTGGCACTCAGTTCAGTCCTCTTTTTCTTTTTGGTGGTGTAGGATTGGGTAAAACTCACTTGCTTCATGCGATCGGTCTAAGGGCTAAACAACTCAATCCAACTTTAAAAGTGGTCTATCTTTCTGCTGAGCAATGGGTCAATTCCTATATTCAAGCTATCAGGGAGAGACAATTTGATTCATTTCGAAATCGTTATCGAAATAGCTGCGATATTTTACTGATAGACGATATTCAATTTTTAGCTGGAAAAGACGCCAGTCAGGATGAATTTTTTCACACTTTTAATTCTTTGCATGAAGCAAAAAAACAAATAGTGGTTACTTCTGATAAGTATCCTCACGAAATAAGTGGATTAGAAGAGCGATTACAGACTCGTTTATCGTGGGGATTGATCGCTGATATTCGTCCTCCAGAAATTGAAACCAGAATTGCTATTCTTCACAAAAAGGCGGAGAGCCTCAATGTTAAACTATCTGACGATGTAATTAATTTTTTGGCAACCAATGTTGTCAATTCGGTGCGGGAGTTAGAAGGAGCACTGGTGAGACTGTCTGCTTGTGTTTCGCTAACGAAACAAGAAATGACTTTGAGCCAAGCACGAGAAATTCTGGCACCTGTGATCAAGAGAAAATCTGCAGCGGTTTCTTGGCAAAAAATCTGTGAAATTGTTGCTTCTCATTATGGTTTGCGAACAAGTGATTTAACAGGTGCATCTCGCCAACGTCAGATAGCTTTTGCTCGCCAAGTAGCGATGTCATTTTGTCGTTTAATGTTGAATATGAGTTTACCTGAAATAGGAAGGGCTTTTGGCGGAAGAGATCATTCGACAGTTCTTTCTTCCATTAGAAAAGTTGAAAGCAACAAAGAAAAAGATGTTTCTTTTATTCATACATTGCAAAAACTAGAGGCAAAAATTTCAGCAAGTGCTTAA